A region from the Halomarina litorea genome encodes:
- a CDS encoding ribbon-helix-helix domain-containing protein, with amino-acid sequence MERVTLRIPKQQIEEVERMVETGEYPNRSEAIRAAVRDMINEENAERRRQNKRPWARA; translated from the coding sequence ATGGAGCGTGTGACACTACGGATTCCGAAGCAGCAGATCGAAGAGGTCGAACGCATGGTCGAGACGGGGGAGTACCCCAATCGCAGCGAGGCCATCCGTGCGGCCGTCCGCGACATGATCAACGAGGAGAACGCGGAGCGCCGCCGCCAGAACAAACGGCCGTGGGCGAGGGCCTGA
- the ftsZ gene encoding cell division protein FtsZ has translation MQDIVNSALENAEKESRKMSESDAADDEFGDPRIVIVGCGGAGNNTVNRLYNIGVDGADTVAINTDKQHLKMIEADTKILVGKSLTQGLGAGGDPSMGERATEMAQGTVKDVLGDADLVFVTAGMGGGTGTGAAPVVAKIAKEQGAIVVGMVSTPFNVERARTVKAEEGLEKLRNEADSIIVLDNNRLLDYVPNLPIGKAFSVMDQIIAETVKGISETITQPSLINLDYADMTAIMGQGGVAVMLVGETQDKNKTEEVVRDAMNHPLLDVDYRGATGGLVHITGGPDLTLKEAEGIAQNITERLEANANVIWGARIQEEYKGKVRVMAIMTGVQSAQILGPTTQKQADASREAIEGGSNGSNAANGTQETYNTGETIEYGETDGGRSELEQNNGLDVIR, from the coding sequence ATGCAGGACATCGTCAACTCGGCGCTCGAGAACGCCGAGAAGGAGTCCCGCAAGATGTCCGAGTCGGACGCGGCCGACGACGAGTTCGGCGACCCGCGCATCGTCATCGTGGGCTGTGGTGGGGCCGGTAACAACACCGTCAACCGCCTGTACAACATCGGCGTCGACGGTGCGGACACCGTCGCCATCAACACCGACAAACAGCACCTCAAGATGATCGAGGCCGACACGAAGATTCTCGTCGGCAAGTCCCTCACGCAGGGGCTCGGTGCCGGTGGCGACCCCTCGATGGGCGAGCGCGCCACCGAGATGGCCCAGGGCACCGTCAAGGACGTGCTGGGCGACGCCGACCTCGTGTTCGTCACCGCCGGTATGGGTGGCGGTACCGGCACGGGCGCGGCCCCCGTCGTCGCGAAGATCGCGAAGGAACAGGGCGCAATCGTCGTGGGCATGGTCTCGACGCCGTTCAACGTCGAGCGTGCCCGGACGGTCAAAGCCGAGGAGGGCCTAGAGAAGCTCCGCAACGAGGCGGACTCCATCATCGTCCTCGACAACAACCGCCTGCTGGACTACGTCCCGAACCTGCCCATCGGCAAGGCGTTCTCGGTGATGGACCAGATCATCGCCGAGACGGTTAAGGGCATCTCGGAGACCATCACCCAGCCTTCGCTCATCAACCTCGACTACGCCGACATGACCGCCATCATGGGGCAGGGCGGCGTCGCGGTGATGCTGGTCGGCGAGACGCAGGACAAGAACAAGACCGAGGAAGTGGTCCGCGACGCGATGAACCACCCCCTCCTCGACGTGGACTACCGCGGTGCGACGGGCGGTCTCGTCCACATCACCGGCGGCCCCGATCTCACGCTGAAGGAGGCCGAGGGCATCGCCCAGAACATCACCGAACGCCTCGAGGCGAACGCGAACGTCATCTGGGGCGCGCGCATCCAGGAGGAGTACAAGGGCAAGGTCCGCGTCATGGCCATCATGACCGGCGTCCAGAGCGCCCAGATCCTCGGCCCGACGACCCAGAAACAGGCCGACGCCTCCCGCGAGGCCATCGAGGGTGGGTCGAACGGGTCGAACGCCGCGAACGGCACCCAGGAGACGTACAACACCGGCGAGACCATCGAGTACGGCGAGACCGACGGCGGCCGCTCGGAACTCGAACAGAACAACGGGCTGGACGTCATCCGATAG